From Calothrix sp. PCC 6303, a single genomic window includes:
- a CDS encoding bis(5'-nucleosyl)-tetraphosphatase, with amino-acid sequence MQKVKSCGVIVMRFSTGEATRKHNLSNVESPSNLSFLLMHKPKRYDLPKGHMEHNEDELGCALRELREETGILASDLDIDTNFRFVDTYKACYQRFGRKVVEKNVIIFLGWLKHEVNIKLTEHSGYTWVDWNPPHVIQTRTINPLLRELELYLNSNFGL; translated from the coding sequence ATGCAAAAAGTCAAGTCATGCGGTGTGATTGTGATGCGATTCTCCACAGGAGAGGCTACACGAAAGCATAATCTCTCAAATGTAGAATCACCGTCTAATTTGAGCTTTTTATTGATGCATAAACCCAAGCGCTATGACTTGCCGAAGGGACATATGGAGCATAATGAGGATGAGTTGGGTTGTGCTTTACGGGAATTAAGGGAAGAAACAGGGATTTTAGCTAGCGATTTGGATATTGATACGAATTTCCGCTTTGTTGATACTTATAAGGCTTGCTATCAGCGTTTTGGTAGGAAGGTTGTGGAAAAAAATGTGATTATTTTTCTCGGTTGGCTCAAACATGAGGTTAATATCAAGTTAACTGAGCATAGTGGATACACTTGGGTAGATTGGAATCCACCCCACGTTATTCAAACTAGAACTATTAATCCTTTGTTGAGGGAATTGGAACTATATTTAAATAGCAATTTTGGTTTATAG